Below is a window of Agathobacter rectalis ATCC 33656 DNA.
TTATCTTATGGAGTTCTACGATCATAATCCTTTTGAAGAAGTCAGATTTATGGCGGGATTTTTTAATATTATTTTGTTTGAGCTGATTGCCTGGATTCTTTATTTTGTTACGGGCAGGGCGAAATGGGCACTTCGTGCAGTTTTTATCGTGGCCATGGTTTTTGGACTGATTAATCATTATGTTATGCTTTTCCGCTCGACTCCTTTTGTTCCATGGGATATTTTTTCAATTGGTACGGCGACAAGTGTTGCATCCAATTATGATTTCGCACCGACTGCAGGAGTAGTTGTTGTTACAGTTATATTTATAGCTCTTATTATGCTGATGCATTTTGTTGATTTCAGAATTAAGTGGAAATTCAGGCTCAGACTAATTCCGACTGTGCTTGGAATACTTGCGCTGTGTCTGTTTGTGAATGCCCTGCAGGATGAGGATTTCCAGACGGACAATTATCTGTATCCGTTTTTATTTACACCTGCATATATGACAAAGGTGAATGGAATGGCAGTGACCTTTGCGATGGATCTTAAGTTTGTGGCGGTTGATAAGCCTGACGGGTATAGCAGACAGAAGGCAAAGGAGCTGCTTGACAGCTATGCCGGTACAGATGATAATACTGCAATTACAGATAAAAGTGATTATCCGAATATTATAGTTGTGATGGATGAGGCATTTTCAGATCTGTCAGTGCTCGGTGGTTTTGATACAAATACAGACTATATGCCGTTTGTGCACAGTCTTGAAAAGGGCAATGAAAACACCATAACAGGATATCTGAATACGTCTGTATGCGGTGGAAATACCGCCGATACTGAGTTTGAGTTTCTGACAGGCAATACGATGGCTTTTCTTCCGGTAGGAAGTATTCCTTATCAGCAGTATATAAAGAGCACGACACCTTCCCTTGCAAGCTATTTAAAAAGCATAGGCTACGCAACGTATGCACAGCATCCGTACTATGGCAGTGGATGGAACCGGGATACGGTCTATCCTCTTTTGGGATTTGACAATCTTTCGTTTATGCAGGATTATTCTAATCAGAGGTTTGTGCGCAAATATATAAGTGATGAGACATCATTTGACAGGATTATTGAGACCTATGAGAACAAACCGGATGGTCAGCCGGCATTTATATTCAATGTCACTATGCAAAACCATGGTGGATACACGGATACCTACTACGGCTTTGACAATACGGTGACAGCGGATAAGCTCAATAATTCTGCACTTGACCAGTATCTTTCTTTGATTAAGCTGACAGACGAGGATTTAAAGAGCCTCATTGAATATTTCTCAAATGTGGATGAGAAAACTATAGTGGTATTTTTCGGTGATCATCAGCCAAATGATACTGTGGCAA
It encodes the following:
- a CDS encoding LTA synthase family protein — protein: MMIKKIYKKYEIIFNVIFFSIFPIMAFYLMEFYDHNPFEEVRFMAGFFNIILFELIAWILYFVTGRAKWALRAVFIVAMVFGLINHYVMLFRSTPFVPWDIFSIGTATSVASNYDFAPTAGVVVVTVIFIALIMLMHFVDFRIKWKFRLRLIPTVLGILALCLFVNALQDEDFQTDNYLYPFLFTPAYMTKVNGMAVTFAMDLKFVAVDKPDGYSRQKAKELLDSYAGTDDNTAITDKSDYPNIIVVMDEAFSDLSVLGGFDTNTDYMPFVHSLEKGNENTITGYLNTSVCGGNTADTEFEFLTGNTMAFLPVGSIPYQQYIKSTTPSLASYLKSIGYATYAQHPYYGSGWNRDTVYPLLGFDNLSFMQDYSNQRFVRKYISDETSFDRIIETYENKPDGQPAFIFNVTMQNHGGYTDTYYGFDNTVTADKLNNSALDQYLSLIKLTDEDLKSLIEYFSNVDEKTIVVFFGDHQPNDTVASSVLAANGMDYNNLSNEELKLRYQVPYVIWANYDIDEAAGKDTSVNYLAANVLKAAGVPTNDYQSFLLKLQEEYPIISAVRTDKTADKTLDKASNKSDKATGSKKKQADSDMLNDYKLLQYYRLFDWEDK